From a region of the Chitinophaga caseinilytica genome:
- the mnmG gene encoding tRNA uridine-5-carboxymethylaminomethyl(34) synthesis enzyme MnmG — translation MFPVYDVIVVGAGHAGCEAAAAAANMGSRVLLVTMNMQTIAQMSCNPAMGGIAKGQIVREIDALGGYSGIVTDQSMIQFRMLNRSKGPAMWSPRTQNDRMLFAAKWREALENTPNVDFYQDMVKALIIKNGVCQGVITGLGHEISAKAVVLTNGTFLNGVIHIGDKQFGGGRVAEKAATGITEQLVSLGFESDRLKTGTPPRIDGRSLDYSKMEEQKGDEEIVGFSYMDVEKIRPEQQRSCWITYTSENVHEILKTGFDRSPMFQGRIQGIGPRYCPSIEDKINRFAERERHQLFVEPEGFNTVEIYVNGFSTSLPEDVQLKALRMVAGFENVRMFRPGYAIEYDYFPPTQLQFSLETKQVANLFFAGQINGTTGYEEAACQGLMAGINAHLKVTEQAPLVLKRSEAYIGVLIDDLINKGTDEPYRMFTSRAEFRTLLRQDNADLRLTERSHALGLATDERMARTREKLAGVEKIKSILKELPLEPEEANAWLQASGSAPLTQKQRAHQILLRPGIDIFSMKQHLPKVEKALENYSKEVLEQVEIQVKYDVYIEKENELVQRMSQLEDLMIPESFDYSKLVSLSNEARQKFSRIKPRTLGQASRISGVNPSDVQILMVYMGR, via the coding sequence ATGTTCCCTGTTTACGATGTTATTGTAGTTGGTGCCGGACACGCAGGCTGTGAAGCCGCTGCTGCCGCCGCCAATATGGGTTCCCGGGTCCTCCTCGTTACCATGAATATGCAGACGATCGCGCAAATGAGCTGCAACCCCGCCATGGGTGGCATCGCCAAAGGCCAGATCGTTCGTGAGATTGATGCCCTCGGAGGCTACTCCGGCATCGTGACCGACCAGTCCATGATCCAGTTCCGCATGCTCAACCGTAGCAAAGGCCCCGCCATGTGGAGCCCCCGCACACAAAACGACCGCATGCTCTTCGCCGCTAAATGGCGCGAAGCCCTGGAAAATACCCCCAACGTAGATTTCTACCAGGATATGGTGAAAGCACTCATCATTAAAAACGGTGTCTGCCAAGGTGTAATCACCGGCCTCGGTCACGAAATATCCGCCAAAGCAGTCGTTCTCACCAACGGCACATTTCTCAACGGCGTCATCCATATCGGCGATAAACAGTTCGGCGGCGGCCGCGTAGCAGAAAAAGCAGCCACTGGAATCACCGAACAATTGGTATCCCTCGGGTTCGAAAGCGACCGCCTCAAAACCGGGACACCTCCCCGTATCGACGGCCGATCCCTCGATTACTCCAAAATGGAAGAACAAAAAGGCGACGAAGAAATCGTTGGCTTTAGCTATATGGACGTTGAAAAGATCCGCCCGGAACAACAACGCTCCTGCTGGATCACCTACACTTCGGAAAATGTACACGAAATTCTGAAGACCGGATTCGATCGCTCACCCATGTTCCAGGGAAGAATCCAGGGAATCGGGCCGCGCTACTGTCCCTCCATCGAAGATAAAATCAACCGTTTCGCCGAACGCGAACGCCACCAGTTGTTCGTAGAACCGGAAGGATTCAACACCGTCGAAATCTACGTCAACGGATTTTCAACTTCCCTCCCCGAAGATGTACAGCTAAAAGCCCTGCGCATGGTGGCCGGATTTGAAAATGTAAGAATGTTCCGGCCCGGGTATGCGATCGAATACGATTACTTCCCACCCACCCAACTGCAATTTTCCCTCGAAACGAAACAGGTCGCCAACCTGTTTTTCGCCGGCCAGATCAACGGAACCACCGGATACGAAGAAGCCGCATGTCAAGGTTTGATGGCCGGTATCAACGCACACCTGAAAGTTACCGAACAGGCGCCGCTCGTTTTGAAACGCAGCGAAGCATATATCGGCGTACTGATCGATGACCTCATCAACAAAGGGACCGACGAACCCTACCGCATGTTTACTTCGCGCGCGGAGTTCAGGACCCTCCTTCGCCAGGATAACGCCGACCTCCGCCTGACCGAACGCAGCCACGCCCTCGGTCTCGCGACCGACGAGCGCATGGCCCGCACCCGCGAAAAACTGGCAGGCGTTGAAAAAATAAAATCCATCCTGAAAGAATTACCGCTCGAGCCCGAAGAAGCGAACGCCTGGTTACAAGCCAGCGGCTCCGCTCCCCTCACCCAAAAACAACGCGCACACCAGATTTTGCTGCGCCCGGGTATCGACATTTTTTCCATGAAACAGCACTTGCCGAAAGTGGAAAAAGCACTCGAAAACTATTCAAAGGAAGTGCTCGAGCAGGTAGAAATCCAGGTGAAGTACGACGTGTATATCGAAAAGGAAAATGAACTGGTACAAAGAATGAGTCAACTCGAAGACCTGATGATCCCGGAATCGTTCGATTATTCCAAACTCGTTTCGTTATCGAACGAAGCGCGCCAGAAATTTTCGCGCATCAAACCGCGGACCCTCGGTCAAGCGAGCCGGATCAGCGGCGTCAATCCCAGCGACGTACAAATTCTCATGGTCTACATGGGCCGGTAG
- a CDS encoding RNA polymerase sigma factor — protein MQDISAIIAGCKNWNRSSQEALYRQFFGYAMAICLRYANNKEEAIEILNDGFLKIFHHIDSYDTSRPFKSWLSKIMANTAIDHLRSRKKIVFTEDITQVYELGMPDEYAISKLTCEEILQLVQHLPPAYRTVFNLYVLEGFQHQEISNMLGISEGTSKSNLFKAKRILKEKIEAITSMNISGPGSIGAAQPS, from the coding sequence GTGCAGGACATATCAGCAATCATAGCGGGCTGCAAGAACTGGAACCGTTCCAGTCAGGAAGCACTTTACCGGCAATTCTTTGGATATGCCATGGCTATCTGTTTGCGATATGCGAATAACAAAGAAGAGGCGATTGAAATTTTAAACGACGGTTTCTTGAAAATTTTTCACCACATCGATTCTTACGATACGTCCCGACCTTTCAAAAGCTGGTTGAGCAAAATCATGGCGAACACCGCTATCGACCATTTGCGCAGCCGGAAGAAAATCGTTTTTACGGAAGACATCACACAGGTGTATGAATTGGGAATGCCAGACGAATATGCGATCAGTAAATTGACTTGCGAAGAAATTCTCCAATTGGTACAACACCTCCCTCCCGCTTACCGGACCGTTTTCAATTTGTATGTGCTCGAAGGATTTCAGCACCAGGAAATTTCTAACATGCTCGGAATTTCGGAAGGGACATCCAAATCCAATTTGTTTAAGGCGAAGCGGATTCTCAAAGAAAAAATCGAAGCGATAACATCTATGAATATTTCCGGCCCGGGATCTATCGGTGCCGCCCAACCGTCATGA